From a single Puniceibacterium sp. IMCC21224 genomic region:
- a CDS encoding IS3 family transposase (programmed frameshift) → MKMTRYSEPQILAILRQAEGGVPVAELCREHGMSTASFYKWRAKYGGMDASMIAQTKALEDENRRLKKMFAELSMQNELLKEALGKKLTGPSQRREMAATAVERRGVSVAVACRTFGVSETCYRYSPLLSDENEQIADLLVGLTDTRKTWGFGLCYLHLRNVKGHPWNHKRVYRIYCALELNLRIKPRKRLKRDKPDALAVPEAPNMTWSMDFMADRLSDGRQFRLLNVLDDFNREGLGIEVDFSLPAERVIRSLDRIIEWRGKPGTIRVDNGPEYISIKLLEWAEKQGVTLQHIQPGQPQQNAYIERYNRTVRNEWLDQHIIENIEEAQDFATQWLWTYNNDRPNMGIGGITPAQKLKMAA, encoded by the exons ATGAAGATGACGAGATACAGTGAGCCGCAGATCCTTGCGATCCTGCGCCAGGCCGAAGGCGGTGTTCCGGTGGCCGAGCTTTGCCGCGAACATGGTATGAGCACAGCGTCCTTTTACAAATGGCGGGCGAAGTATGGCGGGATGGATGCTTCAATGATCGCGCAGACCAAGGCGCTTGAAGACGAGAACCGACGCCTGAAGAAGATGTTCGCAGAGTTGAGCATGCAGAACGAGTTGCTGAAGGAAGCCCTTGGAAAAAAGT TGACTGGGCCATCTCAGCGACGAGAGATGGCCGCAACGGCGGTAGAGCGACGCGGGGTCAGTGTCGCCGTGGCGTGCCGCACCTTTGGGGTTAGCGAGACCTGCTATCGCTACAGCCCGCTTCTGAGCGATGAGAACGAACAGATTGCCGATTTGCTTGTCGGGCTGACGGATACGAGGAAGACTTGGGGCTTCGGACTTTGCTATCTGCACCTGCGCAACGTCAAAGGTCATCCGTGGAACCATAAGCGGGTCTATCGCATCTATTGCGCGCTGGAACTGAACCTGCGGATTAAGCCCCGCAAACGGCTAAAGCGGGATAAACCCGACGCGCTGGCGGTACCCGAGGCCCCCAACATGACCTGGTCGATGGACTTTATGGCCGACAGGCTGAGCGACGGTCGTCAGTTTCGACTGCTGAACGTGCTGGACGACTTCAACCGCGAAGGGCTTGGCATTGAGGTCGACTTTTCATTGCCTGCTGAACGCGTGATCCGGAGCCTCGATCGCATCATCGAATGGCGTGGCAAGCCCGGCACGATCCGGGTCGATAATGGCCCTGAATACATCAGCATCAAGCTGCTGGAATGGGCTGAGAAACAAGGTGTTACCCTCCAGCACATCCAACCAGGACAGCCCCAGCAGAACGCCTACATCGAACGTTACAACCGCACCGTCAGGAATGAATGGCTGGACCAACACATCATCGAAAACATCGAGGAGGCCCAAGACTTCGCCACGCAATGGCTCTGGACTTACAACAACGACCGCCCGAACATGGGCATCGGCGGCATCACACCCGCACAGAAACTGAAAATGGCCGCGTAA
- a CDS encoding type IV secretory system conjugative DNA transfer family protein, with protein sequence MGKARIATGVLLVTLVTGAMGYTIASAVLTYQDLGFGAEIDFAYIAQNYLAILDRRPEDAQLIHLIIGSFAAAGLMLSLALSGSALTRFGQTHWQTAREMKANGFFGAPGTGFILGKLGPPGSRANYICSKVFPHALIVAPTGRGKTTGFVIPNLLTWQGSAVTLDVKGECFEATARHRAAQGDKVYRFAPTDWEGKRTHRYNPLLRIYQLKDPARQQMELQLLATLFLQSDNDRVQGLLKGGIDLFVAAGLLAFQRKRPTLGEIYRIAASGGNKQKEYFARGHEVDNRAAKLIFTRLASTNNDTLTSYVSLLMTSGLDQWQNPAIDEATAVSDFDFRTIRKKPFSVYLVVQPLMVKPLAPLIRLFFSDLLSAMQEKDPGPDEPWPVMIMLDEFNRLGKMPIVVESIETLRTYRGHLAVVTQTIPALDEIYGENTRRALQGNAGVKLYLTPSDEKTVEELSKAVGKTTKTVITRSQSIGKNPFEGRSQSTRTEESSLLPEDEARRLPLDEIVMVVDGQMPIRVKRIQYFDDRLFKAVHAAQTGELPFPEPGGGGSQGNLPLSVRAMPMTR encoded by the coding sequence ATGGGAAAGGCGCGGATCGCAACAGGGGTCTTGCTGGTAACGCTGGTGACCGGGGCCATGGGCTATACCATCGCCTCGGCGGTGCTGACCTACCAGGATCTCGGCTTCGGGGCCGAGATCGATTTTGCCTATATCGCGCAGAATTATCTGGCGATCCTCGATCGCCGCCCGGAGGATGCCCAACTCATCCACCTGATTATCGGCAGCTTCGCCGCCGCCGGCCTGATGCTGAGCCTCGCCCTCTCGGGGTCCGCCCTGACACGCTTTGGCCAGACCCATTGGCAGACTGCGCGCGAGATGAAGGCCAACGGCTTTTTCGGGGCGCCTGGCACCGGGTTTATCCTCGGCAAGCTGGGGCCGCCGGGCTCCCGGGCCAACTACATCTGCTCGAAGGTCTTCCCCCACGCGCTGATCGTGGCACCCACGGGCCGTGGCAAGACCACGGGCTTTGTCATCCCGAACCTGCTGACCTGGCAAGGCTCCGCCGTGACGCTCGATGTGAAGGGCGAGTGTTTTGAGGCCACGGCCCGGCACCGCGCCGCCCAAGGCGACAAGGTCTATCGCTTTGCCCCCACCGATTGGGAGGGTAAGCGCACGCATCGCTACAACCCGCTCCTGCGCATCTATCAACTGAAAGATCCCGCGCGCCAGCAGATGGAACTGCAGCTCCTGGCGACGCTGTTCCTGCAGAGCGACAATGACCGGGTGCAGGGCCTCCTCAAGGGCGGGATCGATCTCTTCGTGGCGGCAGGGCTCTTGGCCTTCCAGCGCAAGCGTCCGACCTTGGGCGAGATCTACCGCATCGCGGCCTCGGGCGGGAACAAGCAGAAGGAGTATTTCGCGCGGGGCCATGAGGTCGACAACAGGGCGGCCAAGCTGATCTTCACGCGGCTGGCGTCTACCAACAATGACACGCTAACCTCTTATGTTTCGCTCCTGATGACCTCGGGGCTTGACCAATGGCAGAACCCGGCCATCGATGAGGCGACGGCGGTGTCGGACTTTGATTTCCGGACAATCCGCAAGAAGCCCTTTTCGGTCTATCTCGTGGTCCAGCCCCTCATGGTGAAGCCGCTCGCACCCCTGATCCGGCTCTTCTTCTCTGATCTTCTCTCGGCCATGCAGGAAAAGGACCCAGGGCCGGATGAGCCCTGGCCCGTGATGATCATGCTCGACGAGTTCAATCGCCTCGGTAAGATGCCCATCGTGGTCGAAAGCATCGAGACCCTGCGCACCTATCGCGGTCACCTGGCCGTGGTCACGCAAACCATTCCCGCCCTCGATGAAATCTACGGCGAGAACACCCGTCGCGCCCTGCAAGGCAATGCCGGCGTGAAGCTCTACCTGACACCGTCAGATGAAAAGACTGTCGAGGAGCTCAGCAAGGCTGTTGGCAAGACCACGAAGACCGTCATCACGCGGTCCCAGTCCATCGGCAAGAACCCCTTTGAAGGGCGCAGCCAATCTACACGGACAGAAGAAAGTTCTCTGCTACCTGAAGATGAGGCGCGCCGCCTGCCGCTCGACGAGATCGTCATGGTTGTCGACGGCCAGATGCCGATCCGGGTCAAACGGATCCAGTATTTTGACGACCGGCTGTTCAAGGCGGTCCACGCGGCACAGACGGGGGAGTTGCCGTTTCCGGAGCCGGGGGGAGGTGGGTCGCAGGGCAATCTGCCGCTGAGTGTGCGCGCCATGCCGATGACTCGGTAA
- a CDS encoding adenylosuccinate synthetase, which yields VAGCLSEAGIAPARLNRAIMVVRTYPIRVGGTSGWIGQEIEFEELSNRSGIPIDELRKTETGSVSYKQRRVAEFDWGQLRHSVILNGATEIAITFADYFGIENRAATTYSELNDGAQDFVQKVERVAGVPVTLISKALVIPPFLMGCSRRTYAAIFSFCAGVMPPMPMFGRSLL from the coding sequence GTGGCTGGCTGCCTCTCTGAAGCAGGGATCGCCCCAGCTCGACTTAACCGCGCTATTATGGTCGTTCGAACTTACCCTATTAGAGTTGGTGGAACCTCTGGCTGGATTGGTCAAGAGATTGAGTTTGAAGAGCTAAGCAACCGATCCGGCATCCCTATAGACGAGCTACGAAAAACCGAGACGGGAAGTGTTTCCTATAAACAGCGCCGCGTCGCAGAATTTGACTGGGGCCAATTACGGCATTCAGTAATCCTGAACGGAGCTACTGAGATCGCCATAACATTCGCGGATTACTTTGGCATTGAGAACCGCGCAGCAACGACCTACAGCGAGCTTAATGATGGCGCCCAAGACTTTGTCCAAAAAGTCGAGAGGGTTGCTGGTGTACCAGTTACGCTGATATCGAAGGCGTTGGTAATCCCCCCATTTTTAATGGGGTGCAGCCGTAGAACTTACGCGGCCATTTTCAGTTTCTGTGCGGGTGTGATGCCGCCGATGCCCATGTTCGGGCGGTCGTTGTTGTAA